From Pseudomonadota bacterium:
TATTATTTTTTCAGGAAGGGAATCAAAACCCTGGAAAACTCTGGATGATACCTCCTCCCCCTTGCATTTTTCGGGATATGAGATAAGGTCATTTTTTCACAAATAAACTTAACGGAGAAACCATGTTCGACCTGATCAAAAACATCATCAAGAAGCCCGACCCCAAAGAACCCGTAAAAAATAACAGTGCAGAAAGAACACAAATAGCCGCCTCCGTCCTGCTCCTTGAAGCAGCCCAAGTTGATAACGAATGCACCCAGGAAGAAATGGACCACGTCATCGAGACCCTGAAAACACAATTCGGCCTTACCGATGATTACACCCAGGAACTCATCGAACTTGCCCACCAGGAAAGAAATGACGCAATCGACCTCTGGCAATACACCAA
This genomic window contains:
- a CDS encoding TerB family tellurite resistance protein, with protein sequence MFDLIKNIIKKPDPKEPVKNNSAERTQIAASVLLLEAAQVDNECTQEEMDHVIETLKTQFGLTDDYTQELIELAHQERNDAIDLWQYTNQINKQYSKEEKLAVMEAVWRIIHADGHLEMHEDHFAHKLANLLRLTHNDLIECKIRAKEQIAN